One region of Chryseobacterium sp. C-71 genomic DNA includes:
- a CDS encoding glycosyltransferase → MPEVSIITPCYNSSKFLEETIASVKNQTFKDWEWLITDDKSSDNSVEIIQKLSDPRIKLTVAEKNGGAGHARNISLKNATGRFITFLDADDFWEPNFLEEMIGFMKKENAEIAYSNYARCDENLVPKIEDFKADKEVTFENLLKTCRLSLLSSMYDSKRVGVEYFPEGSKREDHVMWLNLLKKIPIGKPLPKTMAKYRMHATSVSRKKQNIVKDQYLVYKDFMKFSTVKSLYYTANWAINGFLKYSKIFN, encoded by the coding sequence ATGCCTGAAGTTTCCATCATCACGCCTTGCTATAATTCTTCAAAATTTCTGGAAGAAACCATCGCATCTGTAAAAAATCAGACCTTTAAAGATTGGGAATGGCTGATTACGGATGACAAATCTTCCGATAATTCTGTGGAAATTATTCAAAAACTTAGCGACCCTAGAATAAAGCTTACAGTTGCCGAAAAAAACGGAGGCGCCGGACATGCTAGAAATATTTCTTTAAAAAATGCAACCGGAAGATTCATTACTTTTTTGGATGCGGATGATTTTTGGGAGCCTAATTTTTTGGAAGAAATGATTGGATTTATGAAGAAAGAAAATGCAGAAATCGCCTATTCTAATTATGCTAGATGTGATGAAAATTTAGTTCCGAAAATTGAAGATTTTAAAGCGGACAAAGAAGTTACTTTTGAAAACTTACTCAAGACTTGCAGACTGTCTCTGCTTTCATCAATGTACGATTCTAAAAGAGTTGGTGTAGAATATTTTCCGGAAGGAAGTAAACGTGAAGACCATGTGATGTGGCTGAATTTATTAAAGAAAATCCCGATCGGAAAACCTCTTCCAAAGACCATGGCAAAGTACAGAATGCACGCGACAAGCGTTTCCAGAAAAAAGCAAAACATCGTGAAAGACCAATATTTAGTTTACAAAGATTTCATGAAATTTTCTACCGTGAAATCTTTATATTACACCGCCAACTGGGCAATCAATGGATTTTTGAAATACTCTAAAATATTTAATTAA
- a CDS encoding PstS family phosphate ABC transporter substrate-binding protein codes for MKNSIKVIFLFLLVTIISCSKKSEKSLSYKDGEMTILTDESFKSVTEALAEGYMISYPESKIKVVTKKEDLGFLDLLNNKVKIAVMSKDLSPEEKKAYEEQVDLKFIPAKFAADAVVFVVPKDSEKTSITMEEIVKGMQSEEKNFIFDGANSSNLNFVAQKLKKLPKDLKYSIIPGSANVIEELSKYPEKIGVVGLNTISRPYDKNAEKLRELIKVLPVVSNGKTYSADFEGMREMKYPFTRVLYFLTNEGNFNIANGFIRYSCTHLGQKIVQKEGLQPYNIYPREVQMR; via the coding sequence ATGAAGAATAGTATAAAAGTTATCTTTCTTTTTTTGCTCGTGACAATCATAAGTTGCTCAAAGAAAAGTGAAAAGTCTTTGTCTTACAAAGATGGTGAGATGACTATTCTTACCGATGAATCTTTTAAGAGTGTAACAGAAGCATTGGCTGAAGGGTATATGATCAGTTATCCTGAAAGCAAAATAAAAGTTGTTACAAAGAAAGAAGACCTCGGGTTTTTAGATCTTTTAAATAATAAAGTAAAGATTGCTGTAATGTCTAAGGACTTATCTCCTGAAGAAAAAAAGGCTTACGAGGAACAAGTTGATTTAAAATTTATACCAGCAAAATTCGCTGCTGATGCGGTTGTTTTTGTAGTTCCAAAAGATTCTGAGAAAACCAGTATTACCATGGAAGAGATTGTAAAAGGTATGCAGTCAGAAGAAAAAAACTTTATATTCGACGGGGCTAATTCAAGTAACTTGAATTTTGTAGCGCAAAAATTAAAAAAACTTCCTAAAGATCTGAAATATTCTATTATTCCCGGAAGTGCAAATGTAATTGAGGAATTGAGTAAATATCCTGAAAAAATCGGTGTGGTTGGTCTAAATACCATCAGCAGGCCGTATGATAAAAACGCAGAAAAATTAAGAGAATTAATAAAAGTTTTGCCTGTTGTTAGTAATGGGAAAACCTATTCAGCAGACTTTGAAGGTATGCGTGAGATGAAATATCCTTTTACAAGAGTCTTGTATTTCTTAACAAATGAGGGTAATTTTAACATTGCGAATGGTTTTATAAGATATTCTTGTACTCATTTAGGCCAGAAAATCGTTCAAAAAGAGGGCTTACAGCCCTATAATATTTATCCACGAGAAGTTCAGATGCGTTAA
- the bshB1 gene encoding bacillithiol biosynthesis deacetylase BshB1, whose product MKTDILAFGAHPDDVELGCGGTVAKLISEGKTCVIVDLTRGELGTRGTDEIRHEEATESAKILGVSARENLGMKDGFLVNSEEYQLSIVKMIRKYRPEIVLANAIDDRHPDHAKAAKLVSDACFLSGLRKIETNIDGESQDVWRPKQIFHYIQWKDIKPEFVIDISEHLDKKLEACMAFKTQFYDPKSKEPETPITSKDFYESLTYRAQDLGRLSGVTYAEGFTSEKLMALKNFDGIVW is encoded by the coding sequence ATGAAAACAGATATACTTGCATTTGGTGCACACCCTGATGATGTTGAACTAGGTTGTGGCGGAACTGTCGCAAAATTAATTTCGGAAGGAAAGACCTGCGTAATCGTTGACCTTACAAGAGGTGAATTGGGAACTCGCGGAACAGATGAGATAAGACATGAAGAAGCGACCGAATCTGCAAAGATTTTAGGGGTTTCCGCCAGAGAAAACTTAGGAATGAAAGACGGATTTTTAGTCAACTCAGAAGAGTATCAGTTAAGCATCGTGAAAATGATCCGCAAATACCGCCCGGAAATCGTTTTAGCCAACGCAATTGATGACAGACATCCTGATCACGCAAAAGCAGCGAAATTAGTATCGGATGCGTGCTTTTTATCTGGCTTAAGAAAGATTGAGACAAATATTGATGGGGAAAGCCAAGACGTATGGAGACCAAAACAGATTTTCCATTATATTCAGTGGAAAGATATTAAACCGGAATTTGTCATTGATATATCAGAGCATTTAGATAAAAAGTTGGAAGCGTGTATGGCATTCAAAACACAATTTTATGATCCAAAATCTAAAGAACCCGAAACACCTATTACTTCAAAAGATTTTTATGAGAGCCTTACCTACAGAGCTCAGGATTTAGGAAGACTTTCCGGAGTTACTTATGCTGAGGGATTTACGTCTGAGAAGTTAATGGCGTTGAAAAATTTTGATGGAATTGTTTGGTAG
- a CDS encoding leucine--tRNA ligase — protein sequence MFYDHQQIEKKWQKYWEDNQTYKTSDKTDKPKFYVLDMFPYPSGAGLHVGHPLGYIASDIYARYKRHQGFNVLHPVGYDSFGLPAEQYAIQTGQHPAVTTEQNITRYEEQLRKIGFSFDWSREVRTSDASYYKWTQWIFIQLFHSWYNKDTDKAESIETLIKHFEEKGTEGLNANQNDELNFTSEEWKNASEIDKEDILLNYRLSFRAETTVNWCPALGTVLANDEIKDGKSERGGFPVFQKKMMQWSMRISAYSERLLQGLKTLDWPQPLKDAQEYWIGKSQGAQVKFQVENHEEVIEVFTTRPDTIFGATFMVLAPENPLVENITTAEQKVEVDNYIEETSKKTERDRMADVKNVSGAFTGTYAVNPFSGKKMPIYISDYVLMGYGTGAVMAVPAHDERDHRFAKKFSLEIIKVVETEEDIQEKSFDSKDSVCVNSDFLNGLNYNDAKSKIIAEIENKGIGHGTTNYRQRDAIFSRQRYWGEPVPIYYKEGMPYTLPTSALPLELPEVEKYLPTEDGDPPLGNAKTFAWDEANQKVVATDLIDDKTVFPLELSTMPGWAGSSWYFLRYMDPNNDEVFAKKELSDYWGQVDLYIGGSEHATGHLLYSRFWNMFLKDRGYINQDEPFQKLINQGMILGMSAFVYRLSGSYTQEQVNGKPAYENIKEPLNIFITSNYKKILDNYKSKFYELQLKGKSTFDLDKPNEIEFLEEEYFKRLKELNPESQQLSLGTLNLKIGVQAIHVDVSLLKGTSDELDTEAFKSWRPDYADAEFILEDGKYITEREVEKMSKSKYNVVNPDDICEEYGADGLRLYEMFLGPLEQSKPWNTQGLSGVYGFLKKFWNLYFNEDVFEVSEEEPTKAEYKILHTLIKKVVYDIENFSFNTSVSSFMIAVNELQKLKCNKRNILEPLAVIISPYAPHICEEVWNLLGHKDSIEFEKFPILNEEYLVEDEINYPISVNGKMKFKISLSAQLSAADVEVLVLQNDKLKEILDGKTPKKIIVVHKKIVNIVI from the coding sequence GTGTTTTACGATCATCAGCAGATAGAAAAAAAGTGGCAGAAATACTGGGAAGACAATCAAACTTACAAGACTTCCGATAAAACAGATAAACCTAAATTTTACGTACTCGATATGTTTCCCTATCCATCGGGAGCTGGGCTTCACGTAGGTCATCCGCTGGGATATATTGCATCAGATATTTATGCGAGATATAAAAGACATCAGGGTTTTAATGTTTTGCATCCTGTAGGGTATGACAGTTTCGGACTTCCTGCAGAACAATATGCCATTCAAACTGGGCAGCATCCTGCGGTGACTACAGAGCAAAATATCACGAGATATGAAGAACAGTTAAGAAAGATTGGTTTTTCATTTGACTGGAGTAGGGAAGTGAGAACTTCCGATGCTTCCTATTATAAATGGACGCAGTGGATTTTTATTCAATTGTTTCATTCGTGGTATAATAAAGATACAGACAAGGCAGAATCTATCGAAACTTTAATCAAACATTTTGAGGAAAAAGGAACTGAAGGTCTTAATGCCAATCAAAACGACGAATTAAATTTTACTTCAGAAGAATGGAAAAATGCTTCTGAAATTGATAAAGAAGATATTTTATTAAATTACCGTCTGTCTTTCCGAGCTGAGACCACTGTCAACTGGTGTCCGGCCTTAGGAACCGTTTTAGCCAACGACGAAATTAAAGACGGGAAATCTGAAAGAGGAGGCTTCCCTGTTTTCCAAAAGAAAATGATGCAGTGGAGCATGAGAATTTCTGCTTACTCTGAAAGATTATTACAAGGTTTGAAAACTCTGGACTGGCCACAGCCTTTGAAAGATGCTCAGGAATATTGGATTGGAAAATCTCAGGGAGCACAAGTGAAATTTCAGGTAGAAAATCACGAAGAAGTTATCGAGGTTTTCACAACAAGACCTGATACTATTTTTGGTGCAACCTTTATGGTGTTGGCACCCGAAAATCCTTTGGTAGAAAATATTACAACGGCAGAACAAAAAGTTGAGGTAGATAATTATATAGAAGAAACTTCTAAGAAAACCGAACGTGATAGAATGGCTGACGTGAAAAACGTTTCAGGTGCTTTCACCGGAACTTATGCAGTTAATCCGTTTAGCGGAAAAAAGATGCCGATTTATATTTCAGATTATGTTTTGATGGGTTACGGAACGGGAGCTGTAATGGCTGTTCCTGCGCACGACGAGCGTGATCATAGATTTGCAAAGAAATTTAGTTTAGAAATTATAAAAGTTGTAGAAACTGAAGAAGACATTCAGGAAAAATCTTTTGATTCTAAAGATTCTGTCTGTGTGAATTCTGATTTTTTAAACGGTTTAAATTATAATGATGCAAAATCAAAAATAATTGCTGAAATAGAAAACAAGGGAATTGGTCACGGAACAACGAACTACAGACAGCGTGATGCCATTTTCTCAAGACAACGTTATTGGGGTGAGCCGGTTCCTATATATTATAAGGAAGGAATGCCTTACACATTGCCGACTTCTGCATTGCCTTTAGAACTTCCTGAAGTTGAAAAATATTTGCCGACAGAAGACGGAGATCCGCCATTAGGAAACGCAAAAACGTTTGCCTGGGATGAAGCGAATCAAAAAGTGGTTGCGACAGATTTAATTGATGACAAAACAGTATTTCCTTTAGAATTATCTACAATGCCGGGTTGGGCGGGAAGCTCATGGTATTTCCTTAGATATATGGATCCGAATAATGATGAGGTTTTTGCTAAAAAAGAACTTTCGGATTATTGGGGACAGGTTGATTTATACATCGGCGGTAGCGAGCATGCAACAGGTCATTTATTATATTCCCGTTTCTGGAATATGTTCTTAAAAGACAGAGGGTATATTAATCAGGATGAGCCTTTCCAAAAGTTGATTAATCAGGGGATGATTTTGGGGATGAGTGCTTTTGTTTATAGGCTAAGTGGAAGTTATACTCAAGAACAAGTTAATGGAAAGCCTGCATATGAAAATATTAAAGAACCATTGAATATTTTTATTACTTCTAATTATAAGAAAATACTTGACAATTATAAATCGAAATTTTATGAATTACAATTAAAAGGTAAATCTACTTTTGATTTAGATAAGCCCAACGAAATAGAATTTTTAGAAGAAGAATATTTTAAAAGGTTAAAAGAATTAAATCCTGAATCTCAACAATTAAGTTTAGGGACATTAAATCTTAAAATTGGTGTTCAAGCAATCCACGTTGATGTATCTTTATTAAAAGGAACATCGGATGAATTAGATACTGAAGCGTTCAAATCTTGGAGGCCAGATTACGCAGACGCAGAATTTATTTTAGAAGACGGAAAATACATCACAGAACGTGAAGTAGAAAAAATGTCCAAATCAAAGTACAATGTTGTAAATCCTGATGACATCTGTGAAGAATACGGAGCAGACGGTTTAAGATTGTATGAAATGTTTTTAGGTCCGTTAGAGCAATCCAAGCCTTGGAACACACAAGGTCTTAGCGGGGTTTACGGTTTCCTGAAAAAATTCTGGAATTTGTATTTCAACGAAGATGTTTTTGAAGTTTCTGAAGAAGAGCCTACAAAAGCGGAATATAAAATTCTGCATACCTTAATAAAGAAGGTGGTTTATGATATTGAAAATTTTTCTTTCAATACGTCAGTTTCTTCATTTATGATTGCTGTCAACGAGTTACAGAAATTAAAATGCAACAAACGCAATATATTAGAACCTTTAGCCGTTATAATTTCCCCTTACGCCCCACACATCTGTGAAGAGGTATGGAATTTGCTTGGTCATAAAGATTCGATAGAGTTTGAAAAATTCCCTATTTTGAATGAGGAATATTTGGTTGAAGACGAAATTAATTATCCGATAAGCGTAAATGGTAAGATGAAATTTAAAATTTCTCTTTCGGCTCAGCTTTCTGCAGCAGATGTTGAGGTTTTAGTGCTTCAAAATGACAAATTGAAAGAGATTTTAGACGGTAAAACTCCTAAAAAAATCATTGTGGTACATAAAAAGATAGTAAATATTGTAATTTAA
- a CDS encoding tetratricopeptide repeat protein, producing MKDIMIMNVKKVAFGAAVVFFSNFAIAQTLQDGINSIDSDKFAQAKNNFTQMIAKEPKAENYFYLGNTFLRQSEPDFAQATESFNKGLAADSKSYLNKLGLATVKLGKGDKSAIAEIQKIVTDSREKDAEVLFRAAEALTLFEKNNSPDLAIQFLNKAIERAARKEVPANYYYTLGDAYRLKKIPGDAMSAYDKALPLAKNKASVYTRIGTLWMAAQQWQQAKTSIEKAISTDATYAPAYKALAAYNIKYQENAKATQDLINYTKYADEDPYTQLEIAKLYFTNEDYANSKMILDKIFDKVNDPIKFKLRSYVNYADGQYAEAKQNMDTFVSQAEKSRVQPADQGLQGLIAAGLAKTETDAAKKAALTAESQQKIAIAKAAKDETMKWDMELAKISGGGPASQASVDAGPTNPQIEALKKQVAANAQDSDALYKLATAYQDVKNWNGAIATWQKMSTILPDWAPAYYSLGYAYQQATNNDAAKIAYEKYIATVKPAEVEANKQTLAYAYFAVAYLSKDSDAAKAKDYVAKSLQLDPTYQDAVKLNTEINK from the coding sequence ATGAAAGATATAATGATTATGAATGTAAAGAAAGTTGCTTTTGGAGCGGCGGTTGTATTTTTTAGCAATTTTGCGATTGCACAAACGTTACAGGATGGTATCAACAGCATCGATAGTGATAAATTTGCTCAGGCAAAGAATAATTTCACTCAGATGATTGCCAAAGAACCAAAAGCTGAAAACTATTTCTATTTAGGAAATACATTTTTGAGACAGTCTGAACCGGATTTTGCTCAGGCTACTGAAAGTTTTAATAAAGGTCTTGCTGCAGACAGCAAAAGCTATTTAAATAAGTTAGGTTTAGCTACGGTTAAGCTTGGTAAAGGAGATAAAAGTGCTATTGCTGAAATTCAGAAAATAGTAACTGACTCAAGAGAGAAAGATGCTGAAGTTCTTTTCAGAGCTGCAGAAGCTTTAACGTTATTTGAAAAAAACAACTCACCTGATTTAGCAATTCAATTCTTGAATAAGGCAATTGAAAGAGCCGCTAGAAAAGAAGTTCCTGCAAACTACTATTATACCTTAGGAGATGCCTACAGATTAAAAAAAATTCCGGGTGATGCAATGTCCGCTTATGATAAAGCGCTACCTTTAGCTAAAAACAAAGCTTCTGTTTATACAAGAATCGGAACGCTTTGGATGGCTGCTCAACAGTGGCAACAAGCTAAAACAAGTATTGAGAAAGCGATTTCTACTGACGCAACGTATGCTCCGGCTTACAAAGCCTTAGCTGCTTACAATATCAAATATCAGGAAAATGCGAAAGCAACTCAGGATTTGATCAACTATACAAAATATGCTGACGAAGATCCTTATACTCAATTGGAGATTGCAAAATTGTATTTCACCAATGAAGATTATGCTAACTCAAAAATGATTTTAGATAAGATTTTTGATAAGGTTAATGATCCAATCAAGTTTAAATTAAGATCGTATGTAAATTATGCAGATGGACAGTATGCTGAAGCCAAACAAAACATGGATACTTTCGTGTCTCAGGCAGAAAAATCTAGAGTTCAGCCTGCTGATCAGGGATTGCAAGGTCTTATCGCTGCAGGTTTAGCTAAAACTGAAACAGATGCAGCCAAAAAGGCGGCTTTAACAGCAGAATCTCAACAAAAAATTGCGATTGCAAAAGCGGCTAAAGACGAGACAATGAAGTGGGATATGGAATTAGCTAAAATCAGTGGTGGAGGTCCAGCATCTCAGGCTTCTGTAGACGCTGGTCCTACAAATCCACAGATTGAGGCATTGAAAAAACAAGTTGCAGCAAACGCTCAGGATTCTGACGCATTGTACAAATTGGCAACAGCTTACCAAGATGTTAAAAACTGGAATGGTGCGATTGCAACTTGGCAAAAAATGAGTACTATTTTACCAGATTGGGCTCCTGCTTACTACAGTTTAGGGTATGCTTATCAGCAAGCAACAAATAATGATGCAGCAAAAATTGCTTACGAAAAGTATATTGCAACAGTAAAACCTGCAGAAGTAGAAGCTAACAAACAGACCTTAGCATATGCTTACTTTGCAGTTGCTTATTTATCTAAAGATTCTGATGCAGCAAAGGCAAAAGATTATGTTGCTAAATCTTTACAACTAGATCCAACTTATCAGGATGCTGTAAAATTAAATACAGAAATCAATAAGTAA
- a CDS encoding biopolymer transporter ExbD — MAEVQVQEKGGKGGKVRSKKNNPRVDMTPMVDLNFLLLMFFMFTSTFSKPNVMDLGLPGKPKPNDPIPPKTEIKLSNSVSLLLGKDNRIFWHQQDNTSLTDQNLTETSFDREGIRKIIEQAKAGAADKEKFTVIIKPTDDAVYKNFVDILDEMAITKSERYGVTDLKPWEKAIYDKKVGNK; from the coding sequence ATGGCAGAAGTACAGGTACAAGAGAAAGGCGGCAAAGGCGGCAAAGTACGTTCCAAGAAAAATAACCCCCGAGTTGATATGACTCCGATGGTGGATTTGAATTTCTTACTATTGATGTTCTTTATGTTTACATCAACGTTTAGTAAACCAAATGTAATGGATTTAGGTCTTCCTGGTAAACCAAAACCAAACGATCCAATTCCACCTAAGACGGAAATTAAACTTTCTAATTCAGTTTCTTTATTATTAGGAAAAGACAACAGAATTTTTTGGCATCAGCAGGATAATACATCTTTAACTGACCAAAACTTAACTGAAACATCTTTTGATAGAGAAGGCATTAGAAAGATTATAGAGCAAGCAAAAGCAGGAGCGGCAGATAAAGAAAAATTTACAGTAATTATCAAGCCAACTGACGATGCAGTATATAAGAACTTTGTAGACATTCTAGACGAAATGGCTATTACCAAAAGCGAAAGATATGGTGTTACCGATTTGAAGCCTTGGGAAAAAGCTATTTACGATAAGAAAGTTGGTAACAAATAA
- a CDS encoding biopolymer transporter ExbD, which translates to MARIKPKRHGVVTDMTAMCDVTFLLLTFFIMTTQFKKPDVEQIKPPSSISEKLLPDASLMTINATPDGKFYFQPVENATERLELLDKMGQKYGVTFDNNQKAAFQRVQTIGVPMNQLRSYLSLSEDEQKNFKSPKGIPMDSTNKQLVDWVEQSLSVNPEYKLAIKGDVTTEYPKVKSLFEGLRDIDFLKFWLITSQEGKPTE; encoded by the coding sequence ATGGCGAGAATAAAACCAAAAAGACATGGGGTAGTTACGGATATGACCGCAATGTGCGACGTTACGTTCCTACTACTTACATTCTTTATTATGACCACTCAGTTCAAAAAGCCTGATGTGGAGCAAATCAAACCGCCATCTTCAATCTCAGAAAAATTACTTCCTGATGCTAGTTTAATGACTATTAATGCTACACCAGACGGAAAATTTTATTTCCAGCCGGTAGAGAATGCAACAGAAAGATTAGAGCTTTTGGATAAAATGGGACAAAAGTACGGTGTTACTTTTGACAACAACCAGAAAGCTGCATTTCAGAGAGTTCAGACAATTGGGGTTCCTATGAACCAACTTAGAAGCTATCTTTCATTGTCTGAGGATGAGCAGAAGAATTTTAAAAGTCCAAAAGGTATTCCTATGGATAGTACAAATAAACAGTTAGTAGACTGGGTAGAGCAGAGTTTAAGCGTTAATCCTGAATACAAATTAGCGATTAAGGGTGACGTTACTACAGAATATCCAAAAGTTAAAAGTTTATTTGAGGGTTTAAGAGATATTGATTTTCTTAAATTTTGGTTGATAACGTCACAAGAAGGTAAACCTACTGAATAA
- a CDS encoding lipocalin family protein — protein MKKLALLFAGLSLMVATTACKDDEETVQEFPIVGTWKPVAEVRTEVDLDGVGISDEITYTTCQQESRWVFNENNSGKRTNKDEAGSPLTCSTISERNFSYTYNKTEKNFEIKYQGTVVSEKGKIVDLTAETMNLKIEDNVDPTVYKATTYTFKRVAP, from the coding sequence ATGAAGAAATTAGCATTATTGTTTGCAGGTTTATCATTAATGGTAGCTACTACCGCATGTAAAGATGACGAAGAAACTGTGCAGGAGTTTCCAATCGTGGGAACCTGGAAGCCGGTAGCAGAAGTAAGAACAGAAGTTGATCTTGACGGTGTCGGGATTTCTGATGAAATTACATACACTACTTGTCAACAGGAATCTAGATGGGTATTTAATGAAAATAATTCAGGGAAAAGAACAAATAAAGATGAAGCAGGTTCTCCGTTAACTTGCTCTACGATTTCTGAACGTAACTTCAGTTATACTTATAACAAAACGGAAAAGAATTTTGAAATCAAATATCAGGGAACGGTAGTGTCTGAAAAAGGAAAAATTGTTGATCTGACTGCAGAAACAATGAACCTTAAAATTGAGGATAATGTAGATCCTACAGTTTACAAAGCAACAACATATACTTTCAAAAGAGTAGCTCCGTAA
- a CDS encoding MotA/TolQ/ExbB proton channel family protein: MEMNVSKNDEQVVARKAGGLNPAVIIPILLVLGICIWLFVLGSPGNFKADPRLTGGSVAFSDVEGKDLHPEGFMGMIYMGGVIVPLLVTFMITVIVFSFERYFVLNKASGAGNVDNFVVKVRSLLNQNKVDEALEECDRQQGSVGNVVKEGLTTYKALAHDTTLNKEQKMIALNKAIEEATTLEMPMLEKNMMILSTLGTVATLVALLGTVIGMIRAFFALGASGGTPDAAALSIGISEALINTALGIGTSAVAIILYNFFTSKIDGLTYKIDEIAMSIQQSFAEFH; encoded by the coding sequence ATGGAAATGAATGTTTCAAAAAATGATGAGCAAGTAGTTGCTAGAAAGGCAGGAGGTTTAAATCCAGCTGTAATTATTCCTATCCTATTGGTATTGGGGATTTGTATTTGGTTATTCGTATTGGGTAGCCCAGGTAATTTTAAAGCTGATCCTAGATTAACAGGAGGTTCAGTAGCTTTTTCTGATGTAGAAGGTAAAGATCTTCATCCAGAAGGGTTCATGGGAATGATTTATATGGGAGGTGTTATTGTACCATTGCTTGTTACATTCATGATTACTGTAATCGTTTTCTCATTTGAAAGATATTTTGTTTTAAACAAAGCTTCAGGTGCAGGAAATGTAGACAACTTCGTTGTAAAAGTTAGAAGTTTGCTAAACCAGAACAAAGTTGATGAAGCTCTAGAAGAGTGCGACAGACAACAAGGTTCTGTAGGGAATGTAGTAAAAGAAGGTTTGACGACTTACAAAGCGTTGGCTCACGATACTACATTAAACAAAGAACAAAAAATGATTGCTCTAAACAAAGCTATCGAAGAGGCTACTACTCTTGAGATGCCAATGTTAGAAAAAAACATGATGATTCTTTCTACTTTAGGTACAGTTGCAACATTGGTAGCACTATTAGGTACTGTAATTGGTATGATTAGAGCGTTCTTCGCTTTAGGAGCTAGTGGTGGTACACCTGATGCTGCTGCATTATCAATTGGTATTTCTGAAGCATTGATCAACACTGCATTAGGTATTGGTACTTCAGCTGTAGCGATTATCCTTTATAACTTCTTTACTTCTAAAATTGACGGATTGACTTACAAGATCGACGAGATCGCAATGAGCATTCAGCAGTCTTTTGCAGAATTTCACTAA
- a CDS encoding energy transducer TonB, which produces MADENAYSQNLTLDEIVFENRNKNYGAYDIRTQYPRLLTKSFIIGTSIFLLIALSPLIYLTIKNLAAEEQVEVKADLVDIIQEDKIIEQPKEEEPPPPPPPKEEEKIEIIQNVVPEPVKAPKIETPPPPISKQLETTTGVTAQEGVKAPAYTPPPPPPSTGTKASTAEVKPQVSDTQVYSEVEQTAEFPGGINAFRNKVSGNFDGSAMNGDEGTVKTEITFVVERDGSITDVKANGKNADFNSEAVRTIKSIKNKWTPAKINGQSVRYRFRLPLTMNFEG; this is translated from the coding sequence ATGGCAGATGAAAATGCTTACAGTCAAAATCTTACATTAGACGAGATTGTATTTGAAAATAGAAATAAAAACTATGGAGCTTATGATATCAGAACTCAGTATCCTAGATTACTGACAAAATCTTTTATCATTGGTACATCTATCTTTTTATTGATTGCTTTATCTCCTCTTATTTATTTAACCATTAAAAACCTCGCTGCTGAAGAGCAGGTAGAAGTAAAGGCAGATTTGGTTGATATTATTCAGGAAGATAAAATTATAGAGCAGCCTAAGGAAGAAGAACCACCTCCACCACCTCCACCAAAAGAGGAGGAGAAGATTGAGATTATTCAGAATGTGGTTCCGGAACCGGTGAAAGCTCCAAAAATTGAAACTCCACCGCCGCCAATTTCTAAGCAATTAGAAACAACTACAGGTGTTACAGCTCAGGAAGGTGTGAAAGCTCCGGCTTATACACCGCCGCCGCCACCACCTTCTACAGGTACTAAAGCTTCAACAGCTGAAGTTAAGCCTCAGGTAAGTGATACGCAAGTATACAGCGAGGTAGAGCAAACTGCAGAATTCCCTGGAGGTATCAATGCATTTAGAAATAAAGTGTCTGGTAACTTCGACGGTTCAGCAATGAACGGTGATGAGGGTACTGTAAAAACTGAAATTACTTTCGTTGTCGAAAGAGATGGATCTATTACAGATGTAAAAGCTAACGGTAAAAATGCAGATTTTAATTCTGAAGCGGTTAGAACAATTAAGTCAATTAAAAATAAATGGACTCCTGCAAAAATCAATGGTCAATCTGTACGTTACAGATTCAGATTACCATTAACAATGAATTTTGAAGGATAG